In one Lachnospiraceae bacterium GAM79 genomic region, the following are encoded:
- a CDS encoding alpha-galactosidase, translated as MAIIYNKEKRIFSLHTGHTTYQMMADTHDYLLHLYYGKRLDSEMDYILTYYDRGFSGNPYDLGNDRTYSLDALPQEFPVLGTGDYRTTAGKIREANGCMALDLRYTGYQIQDGKYDLPGLPAAHSEAAQTLCIYLKDERVGVEVTLLYGVLPDCDVITRSVKVTNVGKNEIYLEKLSSACLDLLYGDYDVLTFYGRHAMERNMQRTPVTHGKQVIGSNRGTSGHQYNPYMILAEHGTTETAGACYGVSLVYSGSFEGSVELDQFDQIRLVMGLQEDFFSYQLKPEQTFYAPEAVLSYSAYGMEQLSNQMHHLVREHICRGKYKDQIRPVLVNSWEACYFDFNGEAIVNLAEQAAALGVELLVMDDGWFGTRDDDNSSLGDWIVNEDKLGCSLTELTKRVHDKGVQFGIWIEPEMVSENSDLYRKHPEWAIQVPGKHPVHGRNQLVLDFANPEVVDHIYEQIAAVLRQGDINYVKWDMNRSLCDIYSDSMVWQGNVMYDYMLGVYDLLERLTQAFPDMLWEGCSGGGGRFDMGMLYYTPQIWCSDNTDAVDRIRIQYGTSFAYPLSTMGAHVSAVPNHQTGRVTDMNTRGVVAMTGAFGYELDLGKLSEEDKTAVREQIKTYHEAAPVILKGDYYRLSNPFEAEYGAWMSVDEEKKHAVVGAVLLNTHGNHPVFYIRLRGLAPERSYRDKKTGTVYSGAALMELGMPFTVVSGNYPSYQILLDAVE; from the coding sequence ATGGCTATTATATATAACAAAGAGAAAAGAATATTTTCTCTCCATACGGGACATACAACTTATCAGATGATGGCCGATACACATGATTATTTGCTTCATCTGTATTACGGAAAACGCTTGGATTCGGAAATGGATTATATACTGACTTACTATGATCGAGGTTTTTCAGGAAATCCATATGATCTTGGAAACGATCGTACTTATTCCCTAGATGCACTTCCTCAGGAATTCCCTGTTCTTGGAACCGGTGATTACAGAACAACGGCAGGAAAGATCCGTGAAGCAAATGGCTGTATGGCACTTGATCTTCGCTATACAGGATATCAGATTCAGGATGGTAAGTATGATCTCCCGGGACTTCCGGCAGCACATTCTGAAGCTGCACAGACTCTGTGCATATATCTGAAGGACGAAAGAGTCGGTGTAGAGGTAACATTATTATATGGCGTATTACCTGACTGCGATGTAATAACCAGAAGTGTAAAAGTTACAAATGTCGGAAAGAATGAAATCTATCTGGAGAAGCTTTCCAGCGCATGTCTTGATCTTTTGTATGGAGATTATGATGTACTGACATTTTATGGACGGCATGCAATGGAACGGAATATGCAGCGAACACCGGTAACACATGGCAAACAGGTGATCGGAAGTAATCGTGGTACGTCCGGACATCAGTATAATCCATATATGATCCTTGCGGAACATGGCACAACAGAGACCGCCGGAGCCTGTTATGGTGTATCACTGGTGTACAGTGGAAGCTTTGAAGGAAGCGTAGAATTAGATCAGTTTGATCAGATCCGTCTGGTTATGGGTCTTCAGGAGGATTTCTTTTCCTATCAACTAAAGCCGGAGCAGACATTTTATGCCCCGGAAGCAGTTCTGTCATATTCAGCGTATGGAATGGAACAGCTATCCAATCAGATGCATCATTTGGTGAGAGAGCATATCTGTCGCGGGAAATATAAAGATCAGATCCGTCCGGTTCTTGTAAATAGCTGGGAAGCCTGTTATTTTGATTTTAATGGTGAAGCGATCGTTAATCTTGCGGAGCAGGCTGCAGCACTTGGTGTGGAGCTTCTGGTCATGGATGATGGCTGGTTTGGCACAAGAGATGATGATAATTCATCCCTTGGTGACTGGATTGTAAATGAAGATAAACTGGGCTGTTCTCTTACGGAGCTGACAAAACGGGTTCATGACAAAGGTGTTCAGTTTGGTATCTGGATAGAACCGGAGATGGTTTCAGAAAACAGTGATCTTTACAGAAAACATCCGGAGTGGGCAATTCAGGTTCCCGGTAAACATCCGGTACACGGCAGAAATCAGCTTGTACTTGATTTTGCAAATCCGGAGGTGGTGGACCATATCTATGAACAGATTGCAGCTGTCCTCAGGCAGGGCGATATCAATTATGTGAAATGGGATATGAATCGAAGCTTATGTGATATATATTCCGACAGTATGGTATGGCAGGGAAATGTAATGTATGACTATATGCTTGGTGTATATGACCTGCTGGAACGTCTGACGCAGGCATTTCCGGATATGTTATGGGAAGGCTGCTCCGGCGGTGGCGGAAGGTTTGATATGGGTATGCTGTATTATACACCACAGATATGGTGCAGTGATAATACAGATGCCGTTGACCGTATCCGTATCCAGTACGGTACATCGTTTGCTTATCCTTTATCAACGATGGGAGCCCATGTATCTGCGGTGCCGAATCATCAGACCGGCAGAGTGACGGATATGAATACCAGAGGTGTGGTTGCCATGACAGGTGCATTCGGATATGAACTGGATCTTGGAAAATTATCTGAGGAAGACAAGACGGCAGTCCGTGAACAGATCAAAACCTATCATGAAGCAGCACCGGTTATTTTAAAAGGGGATTATTACAGATTAAGTAATCCGTTTGAAGCGGAATATGGAGCATGGATGTCTGTCGATGAAGAAAAAAAACATGCAGTTGTAGGTGCTGTTTTATTAAATACACATGGTAATCATCCTGTATTTTATATTCGATTGAGAGGGCTTGCGCCGGAACGTTCTTATCGGGATAAGAAAACAGGTACTGTTTATTCAGGAGCTGCTTTGATGGAGCTCGGTATGCCGTTTACGGTAGTATCCGGTAATTATCCAAGCTATCAGATCCTGCTTGATGCAGTAGAATAA
- a CDS encoding zeta toxin family protein yields the protein MDTKEITVSDLAQEQIKNAERLFPLIRKKTEERKEKKTVISVSGGSGVGKTGMAFLLQNMFEKQGKKSLIISGDNYPHRIPMYNDAERIARFRMSGLNGLITERLYTDEIKEKLLKLQKAGRDAEEQEDMQWLSIYQKYGDKALTDYLGTDQELDYEAISNLLMQFHRGTSQLLLRHMGRTQDDIWYDRRDVSDTDILILEWTHGNSAYLQGVDVSVVLISTPEETLENRKKRNRDTAIDSPFVARVLRIEQKKINDGLDRADIIQDMHGRIYTE from the coding sequence ATGGATACGAAAGAAATTACAGTATCGGATCTGGCACAGGAACAGATCAAAAACGCGGAACGATTATTTCCGTTGATCCGGAAAAAAACAGAGGAAAGAAAAGAGAAAAAAACAGTCATATCGGTATCCGGAGGTTCTGGTGTTGGTAAGACCGGAATGGCTTTCTTACTTCAAAATATGTTTGAAAAACAGGGAAAGAAATCACTTATTATAAGCGGGGACAATTATCCGCATCGGATTCCCATGTATAATGATGCAGAACGAATTGCGAGATTTCGTATGTCCGGGTTAAATGGACTTATAACTGAAAGGCTATATACAGATGAAATAAAAGAAAAATTATTAAAGCTTCAAAAAGCCGGAAGGGATGCAGAAGAACAGGAGGACATGCAGTGGTTATCCATATATCAGAAGTATGGAGACAAGGCTCTTACAGACTATCTGGGTACGGATCAGGAACTGGATTATGAAGCTATATCGAATCTTCTCATGCAGTTTCATAGAGGAACTTCACAACTGCTGCTACGTCATATGGGAAGAACCCAGGATGATATCTGGTATGATCGCAGGGATGTATCAGATACAGATATTCTGATTCTTGAATGGACACATGGAAACAGTGCATACCTGCAGGGGGTAGATGTATCTGTTGTATTGATCAGTACGCCGGAAGAAACACTTGAAAACCGAAAGAAGAGGAATCGTGACACTGCCATTGACAGTCCATTTGTAGCCAGAGTATTAAGAATTGAGCAGAAAAAGATTAATGATGGACTGGATAGGGCAGACATCATTCAGGATATGCATGGCAGGATTTATACGGAATAG